A single Watersipora subatra chromosome 7, tzWatSuba1.1, whole genome shotgun sequence DNA region contains:
- the LOC137399973 gene encoding protein yippee-like 5 isoform X1 — protein MWKAKNREKNVYFSEQIMGRVFLEHMGGTRIFACAQCATALTNRSQLISTRFTGSSGRAFLFHKVVNLKYSEVQDRMMLTGRHMVRDIFCKSCDTKLGWIYEFAVEESQRYKEGRVILERALIKEMGGFRDRDDL, from the exons ATGTGGAAGGCTAAAAACCGAGAAAAGAATGTGTATTTTTCAGAACAAATCATGGGTAGAGTATTTCTCGAGCACATGGGAGGTACTAGAATATTTGCATGCGCTCAGTGTGCGACGGCTTTGACAAATCGCAGCCAGCTTATCTCAACTCGATTTACAGGCTCATCAGGAAGAGCATTCCTTTTCCACAAG GTTGTGAATCTCAAATACAGTGAGGTACAAGATCGCATGATGTTGACAGGGCGTCACATGGTACGAGATATATTTTGCAAGAGCTGTGACACAAAGCTTGGCTGGATATATGAATTCGCTGTTGAGGAAAGTCAGCG GTACAAAGAAGGCCGAGTCATTCTGGAGAGAGCACTTATCAAAGAGATGGGTGGCTTCAGGGATCGAGATGACCTTTAG
- the LOC137400657 gene encoding uncharacterized protein — protein MVDYTSDFMKSEEHEHRGTEEVVMAIKQSFARWGVPVIVHSDNGPQFMSHLVSKFFQSSAFEYTSSTPESNGKVKAATKMIKRLLFPQKVENSTTEESRSHAEKQHKRLREQEQYNKGAKNLKQLQREPVFVKDYRQHRREWMKARVLKQPRGRTYSVQVDEDLVQRNRRDLGQ, from the exons ATGGTTGACTACACTTCTGATTTCATGAAGTCTGAAGAACATGAGCATCGAGGGACGGAAGAGGTAGTCATGGCCATTAAGCAGTCTTTTGCCCGATGGGGAGTTCCTGTGATTGTACACAGTGATAATGGCCCCCAGTTTATGTCACACCTCGTCTCCAAGTTTTTTCAGTCATCGGCATTTGAATATACTTCAAGCACGCCCGAATCAAATGGAAAGGTGAAGGCAGCTACCAAAATGATTAAGAGACTACTCT TCCCACAAAAGGTAGAAAATTCAACTACAGAAGAAAGTAGAAGCCATGCTGAGAAACAGCACAAACGCTTGAGGGAACAGGAGCAGTATAATAAGGGTGCTAAGAATCTGAAACAACTACAAAGAGAGCCAGTATTTGTGAAAGACTACAGACAACATCGCAGGGAATGGATGAAAGCGAGAGTCCTTAAACAACCACGGGGAAGGACATATAGTGTTCAGGTAGACGAGGACCTTGTGCAAAGGAATAGGAGAGATTTAGGGCAGTGA
- the LOC137399973 gene encoding protein yippee-like 5 isoform X2: protein MGRVFLEHMGGTRIFACAQCATALTNRSQLISTRFTGSSGRAFLFHKVVNLKYSEVQDRMMLTGRHMVRDIFCKSCDTKLGWIYEFAVEESQRYKEGRVILERALIKEMGGFRDRDDL from the exons ATGGGTAGAGTATTTCTCGAGCACATGGGAGGTACTAGAATATTTGCATGCGCTCAGTGTGCGACGGCTTTGACAAATCGCAGCCAGCTTATCTCAACTCGATTTACAGGCTCATCAGGAAGAGCATTCCTTTTCCACAAG GTTGTGAATCTCAAATACAGTGAGGTACAAGATCGCATGATGTTGACAGGGCGTCACATGGTACGAGATATATTTTGCAAGAGCTGTGACACAAAGCTTGGCTGGATATATGAATTCGCTGTTGAGGAAAGTCAGCG GTACAAAGAAGGCCGAGTCATTCTGGAGAGAGCACTTATCAAAGAGATGGGTGGCTTCAGGGATCGAGATGACCTTTAG